Part of the Vigna angularis cultivar LongXiaoDou No.4 chromosome 1, ASM1680809v1, whole genome shotgun sequence genome, TGCCAGAAGTGGAAAATATTGACGATGCCTTGTCCACAtgcaaatattaattaattttgttaggggagtttttttttttccttttcttatatctaagtattattttaggctataataatatatatcatcatCAAATAAAACCACATAGTCCTCCTTTACGATCATAACATAAAATTCGTGTGCATACTATTAGTAAATAGAAGTATCGATCCTAACATCTTATTATGTAAAACTCTAAGTCATGTAATATGTTTCTAATTCTTTTCCTTCAAAACCTATTTTATAAGGACTGAAATTAAGaatcaaaacacatttaatttaaaaccaTAACAACTCTGAATTTTGATCACTTACTATTGACTAATATTAAAGATAAGGACAATGGTACTCACAACATAATTTTTACACACTATTTTCATTACTATTTactatctctttttctttaggaataaattaaatacactTTTGTAGTAATACATCTTTCAATTCATATACAAATGCTGTattatacaatatttaaatgtaatttggtatacaatataaagagaagaaaaaataaagaaaaacatcatattaaattgtaatatataataaaagatataatataaatatcatttaaattataaaatggtAATATTACCGCTACCACTTAAATACTGTGAATTCATCTTTGTAAGTGATATGATAAAGTACTGATCATAAATAACATGATAGATCAATCTTTATTAGAATaaactttcaaattaaaaaatataatttgttttatttttttcatttatatatttatatatataaagatactTTGTTcttatagtatttaatttaCACAAATCTAAATTAAAGAAGTTCtgattgtaaaatattttatactactattataaatttataatttaattgatcAGATTTATTATCTCAACAatgattttagaaaaaattaatataaatttcataactCTTTTAAATACAAacctattaaaataatacaaaagtaAAGAGATACTTCCCAATTAAATTCTGTTGGattatattaatcaaatattCAGTCGTATAATTATATTAACGATTTCAATTGAAAGATATGTGATCTGATTGTTGTCAGATTgaaagttataatattttttaagtagaagtattttgaaaatttgatagaatatatataagtaaaagatCAACTGAAACTAGATTTCAATAACTAAATACCttcaataaaattcaaaaagtgATGAAAGATCTCCTAAAACCAAacttaatgatttaaaaatcttcattttactcatacaagtaAATACATTATAAGCAAATATATTTTACGATAAATCTACACAATGAGGATTGTAACACTCAACTTACCTCACCTCTTCATTTACCTACACGAATTACAGGTTATGTGAAATTAATCTAAATGGGTAACCGAGTTAAAATATTCaacttatcttttttttttttcttatgagcATGTGAAACTTATGCATAATTAGTTTGTAATTATCATTCCTAAAAAGAACTATCAtccagaaaaaaaatataaacacgttatgttttattattgaatgttttaatttatacataaactaattttaatttatttctttcgtagttttcttttctgtatatatttaaaagaattatttaatgaagacaaaaaataattgtCTGAATGGAGTGCCATTCCCTTCCAGccgatttttatttttttcgtcACAATATTTAGTCATCACAGGGTCAAAGAACCAAACCACGCATTTCTCTTCTTCCATCTCAATTTTCACTAAAGTTTCATTATCAGTTCCACATGTTTGCAGCCATAGCTTTTCTATAACCACTTCACTACTTCCAATCCATTATTAGAATTAGGTGCATGATTCCACATTTAAACCCTAAAAATTGACATAATTAAACTTTCATAAGAACTTCAATTGGAAGATTAGGTAGTaccttaaatataataataaaaatgtgtcGAGTCTCTCCAAATCATTTAACAAATTCGATTTAATCTGAACAGAAAACATCTAGTAAAAAATGTCTACTAGTGTTCAAACTAGTTAAACTCTCTAGcgtgttttattataatattttaacaatttattcttatttcttagtCTATATTTTGTATACTACGAGtatcaaaaatacaatatattatatttagggatgacaaaaaaatatacaaatacggATATCTGTGAGTAAAATATGCagatatttattattctcaGGTATTTTAATATCCGCTTCTAAATAAATCGAATGCAGATATACTAAACTACTGCTCTATccataaaacataataaaaaaatattattattttaaaattaaatttaataaaaaatatattttatttatattttattaggttaaatctaattaaaattaaattttaatttatatttaatttaatttgtattatattatatatattttttataattttatttaaaatttattttaaaaatatataaaatattactttttaattttttcggATATCTACGGATACccataagttttaaaatatttgtatatattttctaaCCAGACATAGTGGAAAGATAAAGGATCAAAATTTTTTCTTGTTGATCGAATGCACTGTCCGTACCTGAACCAACCCGACTCGTTATCATCGTGTTACGTTGTTTATTATTAGGATTTTatagaaagaataaaagattGTAGACGTTTTCTTGTTCGGTATAAAAAACGCGTATCCTTCAGAAATGATAATCATAAGCTTGGTAGGATTGAGTATTGAAGTCTTACACTATGATGTTAGGactttattttagtataaatggTGTTGAGAGTTTTGTGGTGAGATTTGACATTGAAAAGAAGAGACAGAAGGGagataattaaataagtaaaaaatatggAAGCAAATGAATGAGAGAGGTTTCAGTTGGCATGCATATGATAAGGACATGACATGACATAAATGTCACTTGAGGAAGGGGAAGGGTGAGTGAAGAAAATTGAGATTAAGATAGCAGTACTTTTAAACCAAAGGATTAAAATATGGCAATTATAGAATGAGGGAAGCAGGATTGTGCAACAAATATGGTGGCTGGCTTCCGAAAGGACAGTTTGACCCCGGACCATGCGGACACTTGTCTCAATCGGAACCAAAAATATGTGTCTTATAGTGACTCAGCTAAACCACCAATCCAGATTGCAAACCAAGCAAAGCTCACGTTCACATTGCACATGTCAGAAAAGGACAAAGGAGATGGCGAAGAGATTAGGTAGTGAAAACACTGCAAATGTGAGAAGCAGCAGACAGAGTAGTCCTCAAAACACGTATAAGAGTTAAAAATGCTTTTACACTAAGCAATGAGAATGCAGAAAGGCgtagaaaataaagagaaaatggTTAAAGAAAGAGTAAAGGGTGTTTGAGATTGGCAGAGAGTTCGGCGGGAGTGGGAGAGTGTTGCCACTGAGGGTTGATTATTCCCTTCAAATCTGCAGTAAAAGGAAAAGGgactaattaaactaataattggggacttaaaaaaaaacacccaCTAACATACACAATTTCTATCATAAAGTAACCAATGTGGACAGCTGGCTACTACAAGCCAATTTCTTTAATTCCAACCACAATGCTTTCCCGAACACAGTCAAACTTTGTTGTAGAAAGCCATTGCAGACTGTAGTTTGGGGTCAGAGAAACGAATCATTTCTCACGTTCGTTGCTGTATcttcatttctattttattactattattgcTTCATCATCTCAAGTCTCCCAATTCTCTTTTGCTTCGTTTAGCTGTGTTGCTTAAATTATTGTTCTTACATTCTTGGATTGGAGAAAGGTCCGGTGTCTCGTTCTACGTGATTTCAGACATGAAGATTACGATTCtcttacaaaataaaagatatcACAAGTGTATCAAGGGGTTGTTAGTCCCTTACCTCCAATTTTAAGccaacaatattttcttttggcGTTTTTCAAGTTCTAGAATGAATTAAACTAAGACACATGCTTTCTTATTATGAATTTAACACATAAAGTGGATTGAGTGTCTGAATTTGGAGAATATGAGTGATACTATAAAACTAAAAGCAATAATTAAGGAGGCAGTGTGAAATCGGTGCATCCACATGATATGAGGGTCAAATTGCACGTGGCGTCTTGAGAGGTCTGCCCTATGCTGAAAAATGATCCACCACCATCACAGCACGTGACTTGAGAAAAAAGCTCTGTTTCCACGTGCCATTTCAGGCACAAGACCGCGAGGGCGGTGGAAGTTGTGCTGGAGTGAACCACACGTGATGCTGGTGCTCATCGTAATCTGCTACTTCCACTTTATAATTTACATCCTTCTATATTCACGACTTCTGCATTCCTAACTTTAACTAGATTCTCACcttaatctatatatatatttcttgaattattCTACTTGTTACTTTACTTCTTGCTACTCGTTTTCCAAACCAAGATTAAATcgttatttttaaaacattacgTTATACATCTAttgttaacttaaaaaattcCAAACCAAGATTAACTCGTTATTTATGAAATTGGATTAAACAATTAGGCTTCACAGACAGGTGTATAACTgtaagtatttatatattttttataccaGTGTACGAGTTTTAAAGCTTAGCTAAAAGGAAAACACCATTCGTAGTCGTGTCAAGAAGGGCCCAATAGTAGACCCATATTCAGATTTTAACAAAAACTTTCTAACAGTAACATCTTGCAATGAAGCCCATTAGCTCCTTTCTCTAGAGCATCACACTACTTACAACTACGGGCCACTACAGTAACGATAACAATTGAAACTGGTTAATCTTCGTCAATAAAAAACAACACTTCGCACAATAGATACGTTCTATATCAAGTTCAATTTGTCAGCTATTACCGGTATATTCGTGAGAAACAAAGACGACTTTATCAAAATGTAGCAGAACTGCTGTTTGCCTGTGTGTTGCATCTCTATAATGCATATGCAGAGTTAAGCGTACTCTGACAAAATTGATGTCATTGTCCAACAATATATCAACCATTGATGATTGATTTATAGTGATCACCTATGGTTTCATAAACGGCACCTTCATCGATAAGACTTTTCATAGCCAGCCTGCAGAGGAAATTCAATAAGAATCAACAAGATTTGGATACTATATTAGAGAGCAGAGATAAGAGAAAGGGATAGATAGATAGAGAGAGACGTGAGCTTCTCTAAAGAAATTTGAAGATGCTGTGCAATATGATCGCGATGGACTCCCTCATTCCTTGACCTGAAACATCAATATCAGAACATTAAGGCATGAATACCAAACAATATTCAACACATGAATTTAAAAGAACAAGTGCAggctttattattattattataactagGGTCGTGTGATGGTTTTTTATAACTCCAATTCATTCTCCGTTCTCCGTTTTCATAGGACTAAAATTCATGCAATTTTCGTTTCTCACTAGTTCTTTTGGTAACCTTGGTTGAACACGTCAAAACATTTGTCTTCTGCATCTTCAAGATGAACTTGTACTTAGCAAATAATTCATAAGGTTGCTTGTTATTACTATTGCATGAATGTTTGTGATACTTACGACAAAACATTCATATTTCTTCTTCTACAAATGGGTTCAAATCTTAAACAATCATTCAGATCGTATACTTACAATTCAAAGAgttcattttccttttctcgGAGTCAAAGCAAGAGATTAGAAATTTTCCAGCAAGAAAGTGGATCTCGCATTAAGATCACATTGAGGTTCTAGGAGAAGTTTCCTTATTCTATGTGCTTTAATTAGTGTTTGTAACATTTGTTTTCTAAATTAGCAGATTCATCCATCTCAAATATGATTAATTGAACTAACGATagattagaaaaaaattgaccCAGCATAAACGAATTGGATATACAGTGATTCAAGAAACATTGTTCTACAAATATTAAAGAGGAGGTCTTACTTTTAACCCTAACTTTTACCAATTCTTCATCTCTAGGGAATTCTCTTGTCAGATTTTTCTACAACCTTCTATGTATGTGTGCAAAACCAACTTCATTGATTTGATATCACATTCCTAATTGAGGCCACGTCAATATCTCATCGTATACAACTATTTTGTAATTGAACTTTTCTTATGAGTTAAGACATCtatttgaatattttcattTCGCTACTTCCACACACCTTTTATCTCGTTGTTCCTTTTAAGCAATGACATTTACTTTCCCAGAGTATAACTAGATTACAGTAGCATAATAAcactcccctttttgtgttaGGTACATTGTGATCTCAAATAAGTCTCCCAATACTTTTCAAAACAGAAAACTAACAAAGAACATCCGACattcttggatttttattttgatcatAATAGTATACGAGGATACATTGCGCAACACCAGTGAATCATGACATGAATCTTGCTTTATAAGCACAAGATACGAAGGGAAACATATGATTATGTTCATGTTAGGTTTTTGAGAGAGGAAAAGCTGGGAAGATTTAGTACCACCGTAAACAAACCATATAAGAAATCAAGACACTATAATCAATTCATAATAACCTTAAAGTCAATAAGTCTTTCAGTCTTCATTTTTACATACTGCTTTTAATTGCCAATAACTGCAATGTGGTACTTTCTGCCTATTTTCTCACTAACAATGTTAACCTAATAATCTAATGAAAAACAGACACGTGACTATCATACTAATGTTGGGACATTGGGATAATAGATGAAAAGAGTTACATTGCATATTTTTTGACAATTAGAGGACCACACTGAGCATTTtcacaatagaaaaaaaaaagctgaacaaaagaataaaaactaatttagcCTAAAAAATCTGTTTATAACCTTGCTCCGAATTGAACTATTACAAAACTCCGTGTTCTACTTCTGCAGCAGACAATGCAGAAGTTTGGCACTATTTAAGAAAGGTATTTTGGATACGCATACACATAAATCAGGATAAAACCAACATTCAGAAAAACGAAATAGTTGATTACATGTTTAATTACAACCAAAtaggtaaaaaataaataaatcacttATAACGTACCTGTTGGCGGGAAGATGCAGAAAATCTAAGATCATATTTTCAGCACTCTTCTGGCCATTGACATGTTGATCGGAGAACTACATATGAAAAGTAGCAAAAGACTGATATAGAATAAAAATGTAACAAAAGCAGAAAAGTATGGTTCACTCTCTTACGTGATTTGTTGATGGAAAAACTTGAGCTTGATAGCCCATTGTGGGAGTAATTGGCGTAGAATTCATTCCATGTTGCTGATTAAGGACACTACTCTGAAGATGTTACCACGTGCAACTTTAGAATACACATGTACGTATGGTATTCGTAGCGATATATCCACTTATGTCaaactccaaaaaaaaaaatattacaatagcGTATCAAATACCCGAATCCTGGAATTGTGGAGATGCACATGTATGCAATCTATGAAATGACTCGCAACCTCGTTAAAGTCAGTCACAGGCCTGAAAATGATGCAGTGGAGTGGGTTAAATATTGAACTGTAAGCAGTAATAGGTCCGTCTCAAATCACTGATAAAGAAGATACCCATCCTTAACAAAGATAATGATAGATATCcgatacaatttaaaaatattgaactgCTAAAACAAGAAGTGATATGCAAACTTAGTACCACACCTGAAATGGAAAATATTTAAGGTCCTTTTACCCTGGAAGTTTTTCAAGTGTCCATGGAGCCTCGCATACATTCCTTCCCTAAGAATGAAACTAGAACATTACTACATACTATATGAAATGAATTGTCtgaaaaacaaaagacaaacaTATACGTGTGACAACAAATAACAATACTACAAAACATGAACAAAATGATCAGTTGAGTGTATCTGCTGTTAATTTTCTTGCAGCAGAATAAATAAGATGGACATATTTCtgtacctttttttttttatttcagcaGTAACATGTAATTCAAAACATGCCATTTCCTTTCTGAATTAAACAAGTAAACACTTATAGTATCGAGAAGAAGATTCTATTGGAAAAACGGAGTGATTAAAACcattattataattacatataaaagttaaaaatcgaACAGGTTATTAAGAccttatttgaataaattatcaGTAAACACAGATAAGAgtataaaataagaaagtaaaatgaattaaacttctttaataaaccaaaattagtttttgaaaaagttaaaaattaaagaacctTTCTTAAATTAGCGtacacaaaaattaatttaaaatcataaaagaaattcaattaatttcatcttttttattttattttcctataagtattttttgagaattttattcGAACAGAACCtaaatacaaaatgaaaatcTACACAGCCAATACAATATTGCAGTAGCATACAAGATAGCCTCTGCTTCATTTGTATCAGCAGCTTCATGAAACCTGCACATGAACAAAAACTCGTCATTGCCAAAAGAAATGgcgcaaaagaaaaaaagactaaaacaataattatgatCTAGACATAACAAATTTAACGACAATTACCATTTATTACACTCAATCTTCCCAGTACCATCATCAAGCACAAAAGTAACATCAGTAACTCGTTCGGCTTTGTTGCACACCCTTCCTATAAGAGTAACCTGGACTCCAATTGTCAGAACCTCCAAACTTTAACCAAATTAACCAACACAGATTCAAGGAGAACGTACATTATTAACGTCCACACCGTCAACAATCAAATTGGCTTTATCATCGTTTGTTTGAAGCGCATCGTATATTTGCTTCACTGTTAGAGGAAGCAAGGACTGAGCATCGCGATTctacaaaaacaataataaatcataaaatacgACTTCAAACCACatcattttctaaaaaactTCTAATTAAAAGAAGAGCAAAACCCTAGGGATTTATTAGTGGTGAATGTGGTTGTGAGTatgataaaaaggaaaaagaaaggagaagagaCCTTGGAGGTAACCAATGAAGGATCAGTGGCCTGAGTGGCCTGAGAAGGCATAAATCCGCCTCCAGAGAAGGCTGCGTTGCCGTCGAACTGGCTCGAACTCGAATACATGCTTCTTCACTTGTAGAATCGATATGCAtacacaaatttcaaaatttggtgtGCGTACTGTAACtgaaaaatacatatataaagaGCCCTTTCTGTTTAgtttttactattaatattattatggaAATGCAAAAGCTGGTTTCCCCCCATGATTTCAGTTTACTTCTTCCTAGAAATtgtctttataaaataaaaacaaaaaaatggttTACCAAACAACCCTTGAAAAATTGGTCTACCAGGAGATGGAGCCGGTACAGCTCAAACCGGAGTTTATAATTCCAccacttttttattttggatgcTTACATGTATGACCCAGCCGTTGTTGGGTAAAATATGGTTTTTCTGAACGTTTCTTCCCttttaacccaaaaaaaaaatgtaggaatagataaatgttttatttgcCTTATTCTTGGTGACTTAATGTCAACAAAACAGTATAACATGTCGTGGCTATGTGGCTGGTTTACATCATCCACTGAAAAAAATTAACCAAATCACTTGCGATTGTTTGGGGACGAAATGAAGAGAAACTAAACGATTTTAACAGAAAAAAATGGGACGAGACTAAttggagaaaaaaagaaaaatataattgaactAATATAAAACAAAGCTTGTTTAAAAAAGAGAACACAAAGGATGGTAACCATATGAGTGACTAAATGTTCGAAAGGTAGAAAATTGTTACATAAGAAGCCTGTGATGGAAAAGGTGAGAGATCCACCCTTTAAACTATTTTAGGAAACATAACAAAGGATTCTAACTAAATACGAATGCAAACAATTTGATGTATAAGAACTGTTAAGGAACACATGAGAGCATATAAAAAATGCCCACTGcatcattaaaataatcaaataaataaccATAGCACATCTATCTCCATTTCTGCAGCAGAACAGTGAATAGCAAATAAAATTCTCGAAAAAGAAAGCCAAAACCTCAGTAAGTTaccattaaataatatatgctAAATAGAAGATAAAAACTTCCAATTCTACTATTAGTAGATAAAATCATGTAATATCTTTGAACAACAACATAAATCATTAGTAGAAATTAGAAATAACAATCAATAAGTTATATGACAACCAGGACATCTAAATTTGAAACGAGTCAATTGCTGAATATTTATCAGAAGACAGTACAGTGGCAAAAGAAAATAAGTGGAGTTTGATACTTCAGAATCTAGATAGCCACCCACAAGTAGAATATGGTAGAGAGGTGAGAACTGAGAAACAAATCAGAAGCTCATTAAGTGGTAGAGAGGTAGTAGGAATCTAAGAAACCAACAACTCAAAATCTGAACCAAGGAAAATTAGTCTTTCCAAGAAATCTCCAACTGTGAATCTAGAAAAACAGAAGTTTTGTAACATTGAATATAAAACATTGCTTTACTCACATCTTCGGACCCTACGATACTCACATACTCACCATCCGAAAAAGGCAACACAGGATGCCACCATTGTCATGGAGTGGAATTTAGAATGTTACAGATAAATAGGTGTATTAGATACAGTTAGCATTTCTTCATTCTGGTGGACAGCAATAAATTggtcttctttattttcaaccCTTCAAATCAAATTTGTGATTCAACAAATTAATTGTGATAGTCTTGGAACAGAGTCAATCAACTATTGTTctatttttgtgttcttttcaGTTGTTTAGACATCCACCGAATGAATGAACCAAATTGATCACGTTAACGGTAgatcattaaattttagttttccaGACTGATTAATTGTGAGATTTGCGCATTCAGGATTCAGACATACTCAGGTGTACATATATCTGTGCCCAAATGCATAATACgcattttttctaattttcttcgAATGCTCTGAACACCAATGAAAATCACCTAGAAGAGTAAATACTCAATCACTCAATCATCCGAGAAATCAGTAACAGCCAGCAGTCCAACACAGAATTTAACAATCCAGGGCAGAAACAGAGAAAGATATGGCAAAAACAAAGGAATCAAACCCTACAGAAAAAAACTAAGAaacaaaaaccctagaaaggagAGAGACGAACCTAAGGTTCCGATAAAGATAGCTTGAGATTGGGAACCGAGAGCGCGGCAAAGGTCGAGCGCGTGAAAGAATTTTCAAATTAGCAGGTTTATGGACCAGGTATATGGCGAATGAATATATTTacttactttaaaaataattaatatttaaataaatatatactacaATTTAAGAGTATAAATATGGGAATAATCGGATTTActagaaaaatataaactctAAGCTCTttgaaaaaatacatattaaattaataaagtaaacGAAATGAATTTTGGATAAACTATCTAGTTTCAAATTACTTATGATAAACTATCTAGTTTCAAATTACTTATGATAAACTTTAGAAATTACGTATGGTTTTTTCCGAGAcgaatttatattatattttagatattttaattgGTTGCATtaaatttaatggttttatataacaagatattaaatttaatcaacATTTTTGTCACGAGACTTAACACtatcaagaatattttcaagaCATAACAAAATCATTATGGCAACGGGTTGGATAACCcgaccaaagaaaaaaaatcgaTCTGCAACCTGTTTGTTTTAGAGAATACTGCgcgggtattttaaaatatgctaATATccgaaaaaaattataaaaatata contains:
- the LOC108322142 gene encoding replication protein A 32 kDa subunit A → MYSSSSQFDGNAAFSGGGFMPSQATQATDPSLVTSKNRDAQSLLPLTVKQIYDALQTNDDKANLIVDGVDVNNVTLIGRVCNKAERVTDVTFVLDDGTGKIECNKWFHEAADTNEAEAILEGMYARLHGHLKNFQGKRTLNIFHFRPVTDFNEVASHFIDCIHVHLHNSRIRSSVLNQQHGMNSTPITPTMGYQAQVFPSTNHFSDQHVNGQKSAENMILDFLHLPANRSRNEGVHRDHIAQHLQISLEKLTLAMKSLIDEGAVYETIGDHYKSIING